A genomic segment from Aliidongia dinghuensis encodes:
- the tssJ gene encoding type VI secretion system lipoprotein TssJ — protein sequence MARFPSSGIALSTLLLLSLGACASKPPTTLSINVAAADTVNPDIYGRPSPVVTRIYELSGTDRFSKGDIFQLLDHDKDVLGGDMLDRSELILQPGESRTIKMPVKDGAKYLGVVAGYRDVDHADWRSVTQMPMTDDVSTLVTVGRLSAKIEETERK from the coding sequence ATGGCACGTTTTCCGTCGAGCGGCATCGCGCTCTCAACCTTGCTACTTCTGTCGCTTGGCGCTTGCGCATCCAAGCCGCCGACCACCCTGTCGATCAATGTCGCCGCGGCCGATACCGTCAATCCGGACATCTACGGCCGTCCCTCGCCGGTCGTGACGCGTATCTATGAACTGAGCGGCACCGACCGGTTCTCGAAGGGCGACATTTTCCAGCTGCTCGACCACGACAAGGACGTGCTCGGCGGCGACATGCTCGATCGCAGCGAGCTCATCCTGCAACCGGGCGAGAGCCGGACGATCAAGATGCCGGTGAAGGACGGCGCCAAATATCTGGGCGTCGTCGCCGGCTATCGCGACGTCGATCACGCGGATTGGCGCTCGGTCACCCAGATGCCGATGACCGACGACGTCTCGACCCTGGTCACGGTCGGCCGGCTCAGCGCGAAGATCGAGGAGACCGAAAGGAAATGA